A window of the Lactuca sativa cultivar Salinas chromosome 5, Lsat_Salinas_v11, whole genome shotgun sequence genome harbors these coding sequences:
- the LOC128125969 gene encoding extensin-like has product MAYLNKGFNDTQCFSGERWQNNVGEKRNEVAIEDEEISKEKNPTNQHHSTPKQYHAPPSPVTSTTHHHHPTSSPPSAIANHDHHPPPPPITTTRHNQPHPPQSPPHATATHPPPISTSTSHHYHPPTTMTTTCHYHHPSPPPPSTTTRYHYPHVPPTIITTTTTTITHPPLPPITTHHYDHHPPLPPTTTHHPSPPLATITHHPSPPPAPITPTHHLPKPPPITTTHSILTIMTITYHHHHPPPPHITTTYVHHHPSPPTTTIYHYHPPLPPTIICLQHPPPPSPPPPHITTDHQYLSPSPSPPPTTHQNHRKPPTMTHHHHPLSPPTTTTPPITHKNHHTSSPPS; this is encoded by the exons ATGGCCTATCTTAACaagggctttaatgatacgcaat GCTTTAGTGGTGAACGGTGGCAGAACAATGTCGGAGAAAAGAGGAACGAAGTTGCCATTGAAGACGAAG AAATAAGTAAGGAAAAAAACCCCACTAACCAACACCACTCAACACCCAAACAATATCATGCACCACCATCACCCGtcacctccaccacccatcaccaccacccaacatcatcaccaccatctGCCATTGCCAACCATGACCatcatccaccaccaccacccatcaccaccacccgccataACCAACCTCACCCACCACAATCACCACCACATGCCACTGCCACCCACCCACCACCAATATCCACCTCCACTTCCCATCACTACCACCCACCCACCACTATGACTACCACCTGCCactaccaccacccatcaccaccaccaccgtccaCCACCACCCGCTACCATTACCCCCACGTACCacccaccatcatcaccaccaccactacaacCATCACCCACCCACCTCTACCACCGATCACTACCCATCATTATGACCACCACCCGCcactaccaccaaccaccacccaccacccatcaccgcCACTCGCCACCATCACCCACCACCCATCGCCACCACCCGCACCCATCACCCCTACCCACCACCTACCaaaaccaccacccatcactaccacccACTCGATACTCACTATTATGACCATCACCTATCATCACCATCACCCGCCTCCACCACACATCACCACCACATACgtccaccaccacccatcaccaccgacAACCACCATTTATCACTACCACCCGCCATTACCACCAACCATCATCTGCCTCCAGCACCCACCTccaccatccccaccaccacCGCATATCACCACCGACCACCAGTAcctatcaccatcaccatcacctccacccaccacccaccaaaaccaccgAAAACCACCGACCAtgacccatcaccaccacccactttcaccacccaccaccaccaccccaccCATCACCCACAAAAACCACCATACGTCATCACCACCCTCGTAG